Proteins from a single region of Nocardioides anomalus:
- a CDS encoding IspD/TarI family cytidylyltransferase — protein sequence MPAAVVIVAAGSGTRVGGDVNKVLRPLGDTTVLGHSVRAVLDVADVTRLVIGVRAGDEDAVGAAVAPLLGAGEARLVVGGATRHATEWATLQALADEVDAGELDVVAVHDGARPLAGAALFEATIAAAREHGGAIPVVDLPGLLGRDLRPALSGLAGVQTPQAFRAAPLLDAHRRAAADGFESTDTAACFERYTDLPVVAVHGGAANLKVTFPEDLAVAERLL from the coding sequence GTGCCCGCCGCCGTCGTCATCGTCGCCGCCGGCTCCGGCACCCGCGTCGGCGGGGACGTGAACAAGGTGCTCCGGCCGCTCGGCGACACCACCGTGCTCGGCCACTCGGTGCGCGCCGTGCTCGACGTCGCCGACGTGACCCGCCTGGTCATCGGCGTGCGCGCCGGCGACGAGGACGCCGTCGGCGCGGCCGTCGCGCCCCTCCTCGGGGCCGGCGAGGCCCGCCTGGTCGTCGGCGGCGCCACCCGGCACGCCACCGAGTGGGCCACCCTGCAGGCCCTGGCCGACGAGGTCGACGCCGGCGAGCTCGACGTCGTCGCCGTCCACGACGGCGCCCGCCCCCTCGCCGGCGCGGCCCTCTTCGAGGCCACCATCGCCGCTGCCCGTGAGCACGGCGGCGCCATCCCCGTCGTCGACCTGCCCGGCCTGCTGGGCCGCGACCTGCGCCCCGCGCTGTCCGGGCTCGCCGGCGTGCAGACCCCCCAGGCCTTCCGCGCCGCCCCCCTCCTCGACGCCCACCGCCGCGCCGCCGCCGACGGCTTCGAGTCCACCGACACCGCCGCCTGCTTCGAGCGCTACACCGACCTGCCCGTCGTCGCCGTCCACGGCGGCGCGGCCAACCTCAAGGTGACCTTCCCCGAGGACCTCGCCGTCGCCGAGCGGCTCCTGTGA
- a CDS encoding 2-C-methyl-D-erythritol 4-phosphate cytidylyltransferase codes for MVETGRGSLPFALVHGEPLVAAAAWALGEAGVTLVDLGTPWAALADADEPLVLHDALCPLTPPAFLAACVEHAAEHEAVTVGVRPVTDTVKELRDGRLGATVDRTTLLQVVSPVVLPPAVVAALDGPPSLDFAELVAALAERFPVRTLEAPAEARRVHDQDDLRVLEALTAPTQSWPVSDG; via the coding sequence GTGGTCGAGACCGGCCGCGGGTCGCTGCCCTTCGCCCTGGTCCACGGCGAGCCGCTGGTGGCAGCTGCCGCCTGGGCGCTCGGTGAGGCCGGCGTGACGCTGGTGGACCTCGGGACGCCGTGGGCCGCGCTGGCCGACGCCGACGAGCCGCTGGTCCTCCACGACGCGCTCTGCCCGCTCACCCCGCCGGCGTTCCTGGCCGCCTGCGTCGAGCACGCCGCGGAGCACGAGGCCGTCACCGTCGGCGTACGTCCCGTCACCGACACCGTCAAGGAGCTGCGCGACGGCCGGCTCGGCGCCACCGTGGACCGCACCACGCTGCTCCAGGTCGTCTCGCCCGTCGTGCTCCCGCCGGCGGTGGTGGCCGCCCTGGACGGGCCGCCGTCCCTGGACTTCGCCGAGCTCGTGGCCGCGCTGGCCGAGCGCTTCCCCGTGCGCACGCTCGAGGCGCCCGCCGAGGCCCGCCGCGTGCACGACCAGGACGACCTGCGCGTGCTCGAGGCGCTCACCGCGCCGACTCAGAGCTGGCCCGTGAGCGACGGGTAA
- a CDS encoding CarD family transcriptional regulator has protein sequence MTFTVGETVVYPNHGAAVIEDIEMRTIKGEDRQYLVLRIVAQQDLVVRVPACNLDLVGVRDVVDKEGLDQVFDILRAAHVEEPTNWSRRYKANLEKLHSGDVKKVSEVVRDLWRRERDRGLSAGEKRMLAKARQILVSELALAEHTNEDKAEALLDEVLAS, from the coding sequence ATGACTTTCACCGTCGGCGAAACGGTCGTCTACCCGAATCACGGGGCGGCCGTCATCGAGGACATCGAGATGCGGACGATCAAGGGGGAGGACCGCCAGTACCTCGTGCTGCGCATCGTCGCCCAGCAGGACCTCGTGGTCCGCGTCCCGGCCTGCAACCTGGACCTCGTCGGGGTCCGCGACGTGGTGGACAAGGAGGGCCTGGACCAGGTCTTCGACATCCTCCGCGCCGCGCACGTCGAGGAGCCGACCAACTGGTCGCGCCGCTACAAGGCCAACCTCGAGAAGCTGCACTCCGGTGACGTGAAGAAGGTGTCCGAGGTCGTGCGCGACCTCTGGCGCCGGGAGCGTGACCGTGGCCTGTCCGCCGGCGAGAAGCGGATGCTGGCCAAGGCTCGCCAGATCCTGGTCTCCGAGCTGGCGCTGGCCGAGCACACCAACGAGGACAAGGCCGAGGCCCTCCTCGACGAGGTGCTCGCCTCCTGA
- a CDS encoding UbiA family prenyltransferase, with the protein MTTTERDEPDPTLTSPTAEPDGEPEPAGFRLGDLTPLLLVRAAHPRQAVLTAAGLAVAAALAGRPSREVLLVFATVLVGQVVLGWANDLVDRRRDARHHLAGKPVADGRLDPGTVWFCLAIGVFLVVPLSIGNGRYAGTAYLLSLAIGLAGQWPRLRRGFFSWVPWAAAFALYPAFLSYGGWGGRTEGAPPEILMTVLAALLGVAVHLLTALWGLVPDNEDRWTYLPLRLGLRIGASRLLWVAGTATVVVLVALAFAGTHVGLAQEPL; encoded by the coding sequence GTGACGACCACGGAACGGGACGAGCCCGACCCGACCCTCACGAGCCCGACGGCGGAGCCGGACGGCGAGCCCGAGCCCGCCGGGTTCCGCCTCGGCGACCTCACGCCCCTGCTCCTGGTCCGCGCCGCGCACCCCCGCCAGGCGGTGCTGACCGCGGCCGGGCTGGCCGTCGCCGCCGCGCTGGCGGGTCGGCCCAGCCGCGAGGTCCTGCTGGTCTTCGCGACCGTGCTGGTGGGCCAGGTCGTCCTGGGCTGGGCCAACGACCTGGTCGACCGGCGCCGCGACGCGCGCCACCACCTCGCGGGCAAGCCGGTGGCCGACGGCCGCCTGGACCCGGGCACGGTGTGGTTCTGCCTGGCCATCGGCGTCTTCCTGGTGGTGCCGCTCTCGATCGGCAACGGGCGGTACGCCGGCACGGCGTACCTCCTCTCCCTGGCCATCGGCCTCGCCGGGCAGTGGCCGCGGCTGCGGAGGGGCTTCTTCTCCTGGGTGCCGTGGGCGGCGGCGTTCGCGCTCTACCCGGCGTTCCTCTCCTACGGCGGCTGGGGCGGGCGGACCGAGGGCGCGCCCCCGGAGATCCTGATGACCGTGCTGGCCGCGCTGCTGGGCGTCGCGGTGCACCTCCTGACCGCCCTGTGGGGCCTGGTGCCCGACAACGAGGACCGCTGGACCTACCTGCCGCTCAGGCTCGGGCTGCGCATCGGGGCGTCCCGGCTGCTGTGGGTCGCGGGCACGGCCACCGTGGTGGTGCTCGTCGCGCTGGCCTTCGCCGGGACCCACGTGGGGCTGGCGCAGGAGCCGCTCTGA
- a CDS encoding phosphoglyceromutase, translated as MAHTLVLLRHGESVWNAENLFTGWVDVPLSEKGRAEAEHGGRLLAESGLLPDVVHTSLLRRAITTASIALDVADRHWIPVRRSWRLNERHYGALQGKNKKQTLEEYGEEQFMLWRRSFDVPPPPIEPGSEFSQDGDPRYADLGAEMPRTECLKDVIARFLPYWESDVTADLRAGHTVLVAAHGNSLRALVKHLDGISDDDIAGLNIPTGMPLVYELDDELRPTVAGGRYLDPDAAAEAAAAVANQGR; from the coding sequence GTGGCCCACACCCTCGTCCTGCTCCGCCACGGCGAGAGCGTCTGGAACGCCGAGAACCTCTTCACCGGCTGGGTCGACGTGCCCCTCAGCGAGAAGGGCCGCGCCGAGGCCGAGCACGGCGGCCGGCTGCTGGCCGAGTCGGGGCTGCTGCCCGACGTGGTGCACACCTCGCTGCTGCGCCGCGCGATCACCACCGCCTCGATCGCCCTCGACGTCGCCGACCGCCACTGGATCCCCGTGCGCCGCTCGTGGCGGCTCAACGAGCGCCACTACGGCGCGCTCCAGGGCAAGAACAAGAAGCAGACGCTCGAGGAGTACGGCGAGGAGCAGTTCATGCTCTGGCGCCGCTCCTTCGACGTCCCGCCGCCGCCGATCGAGCCCGGCTCGGAGTTCAGCCAGGACGGCGACCCCCGCTACGCCGACCTCGGCGCCGAGATGCCGCGCACCGAGTGCCTCAAGGACGTCATCGCGCGCTTCCTGCCCTACTGGGAGTCCGACGTCACCGCCGACCTGCGCGCCGGGCACACGGTGCTCGTCGCCGCCCACGGCAACAGCCTCCGGGCGCTGGTCAAGCACCTCGACGGCATCAGTGACGACGACATCGCCGGGCTCAACATCCCCACCGGCATGCCGCTGGTCTACGAGCTCGACGACGAGCTGCGGCCCACGGTCGCGGGTGGTCGCTACCTCGACCCCGACGCGGCCGCCGAGGCCGCGGCCGCGGTCGCCAACCAGGGGCGCTAG
- the phoU gene encoding phosphate signaling complex protein PhoU: MREVFHDQLESIFGDLAAICSQVETAVSDATSALLTGDAEVAERVISADRAIDEARTRVEETAFSLLSLQAPVAGDLRVVVAALRMVTELERMGDLSVHVAKIARLRVPNIAVPAQIRPTIARMAEVAEDMVSRVKDVITSRDITAALAVGKDDEEMDSLRRLSFTELLSDSWTDGVEAAVDVALLGRYYERIADHAVSVANRVVFVVTGEYPQALRA, encoded by the coding sequence ATGCGCGAAGTGTTCCACGATCAGCTCGAGTCGATCTTCGGCGACCTGGCTGCGATCTGCTCCCAGGTCGAGACGGCCGTCTCCGACGCGACCTCCGCCCTCCTGACCGGCGACGCCGAGGTCGCCGAGCGCGTCATCTCGGCCGACCGGGCCATCGACGAGGCCCGCACCCGCGTGGAGGAGACCGCGTTCTCGCTGCTCTCCCTCCAGGCCCCGGTGGCCGGCGACCTGCGCGTCGTCGTCGCCGCGCTGCGCATGGTCACCGAGCTCGAGCGCATGGGCGACCTGTCCGTGCACGTGGCCAAGATCGCCCGGCTGCGCGTCCCGAACATCGCCGTGCCCGCCCAGATCCGCCCGACCATCGCCCGGATGGCCGAGGTCGCCGAGGACATGGTCTCCCGGGTCAAGGACGTCATCACCTCCCGCGACATCACCGCGGCCCTCGCCGTCGGCAAGGACGACGAGGAGATGGACTCCCTGCGCCGGCTCAGCTTCACCGAGCTGCTCTCCGACAGCTGGACCGACGGCGTCGAGGCGGCCGTCGACGTGGCCCTGCTCGGTCGCTACTACGAGCGCATCGCCGACCACGCGGTGTCGGTGGCCAACCGGGTCGTGTTCGTGGTGACCGGGGAGTACCCCCAGGCCCTGCGGGCCTGA
- a CDS encoding sensor histidine kinase, which yields MDPTTQAFLAAVLGAVVAGGAVLAWHISDRQQTTRTVTEEPVVPPEVATVLSVLRSSAVIVDDTDTVVKASAPAYAFGLVRGTQLVSDELDAMVREVRRDGQIRETELLMSRPAAPARHVTARVAPLGSRLVLALVEDRTRERRVEAVRRDFVANVSHELKTPVGAIKLLAEAVADASDDPEAVKRFAGRMNLESDRLTRLVQQIIELSRLQADDPLETPTAVAIDDVIGVAVDTSAIDADSKNIDIVTGGTPGLEVFGNDEQVTAAVANLVANAVSYSACDSTVLVTTKADDGAVEISVVDQGIGIPPDEIDRIFERFYRVDPARHRSTGGTGLGLSIVKHVAATHGGDVRVWSVEGQGSTFTLTLPQHLPHHAPGQLGSAPSENVQKEVLK from the coding sequence GTGGACCCGACGACCCAGGCCTTCCTGGCTGCCGTCCTCGGGGCCGTCGTCGCCGGAGGCGCCGTGCTGGCGTGGCACATCAGCGACCGGCAGCAGACCACCCGGACGGTGACCGAGGAGCCGGTCGTGCCGCCGGAGGTCGCGACCGTGCTGAGCGTCCTGCGCAGCAGCGCGGTGATCGTCGACGACACCGACACGGTGGTCAAGGCCTCCGCGCCGGCGTACGCCTTCGGCCTGGTCCGCGGCACCCAGCTGGTCTCCGACGAGCTCGACGCCATGGTGCGCGAGGTGCGCCGCGACGGGCAGATCCGCGAGACCGAGCTGCTGATGAGCCGTCCCGCCGCGCCCGCCCGGCACGTGACCGCGCGCGTGGCGCCGCTGGGCAGCCGGCTGGTGCTGGCCCTGGTCGAGGACCGCACCCGCGAGCGCCGGGTCGAGGCCGTGCGCCGCGACTTCGTCGCCAACGTCAGCCACGAGCTCAAGACGCCCGTCGGCGCGATCAAGCTGCTGGCCGAGGCCGTCGCCGACGCGAGCGACGACCCGGAGGCGGTCAAGCGCTTCGCGGGCCGGATGAACCTCGAGAGCGACCGGCTCACCCGCCTCGTGCAGCAGATCATCGAGCTCTCCCGGCTGCAGGCCGACGACCCGCTGGAGACGCCGACGGCGGTGGCCATCGACGACGTCATCGGCGTCGCGGTCGACACCAGCGCGATCGACGCCGACTCCAAGAACATCGACATCGTCACCGGCGGCACGCCGGGTCTCGAGGTCTTCGGCAACGACGAGCAGGTGACCGCCGCGGTGGCCAACCTCGTGGCCAACGCGGTCTCCTACTCGGCCTGCGACTCCACCGTGCTGGTCACGACCAAGGCCGACGACGGCGCGGTGGAGATCTCGGTGGTCGACCAGGGCATCGGCATCCCGCCGGACGAGATCGACCGGATCTTCGAGCGGTTCTACCGGGTCGACCCGGCCCGGCACCGCTCCACCGGGGGCACCGGCCTCGGGCTCTCGATCGTCAAGCACGTCGCGGCCACCCACGGCGGCGACGTGCGCGTCTGGTCCGTGGAGGGCCAGGGCTCGACGTTCACCCTGACCCTGCCCCAGCACCTGCCCCACCACGCCCCCGGCCAGCTCGGGTCGGCCCCCAGCGAGAACGTCCAGAAAGAGGTACTCAAGTGA
- a CDS encoding response regulator transcription factor, with the protein MTRVLVVEDEESYSEALAYMLRKEGFEVAIAADGNTALTEFDRNGADIVLLDLMLPGIPGTEVCRTIRQTSSVPVIMVSAKDDEVDKVVGLELGADDYVTKPYSPRELVARIRAVLRRGVEPDLAPATLEAGPVRMDVERHVVTVGGQEQRLPLKEFELLEMFLRNPGRVLTRGQLIDRVWGSDYVGDTKTLDVHVKRLRAKLEPDPSEPKYLVTVRGLGYKLDL; encoded by the coding sequence GTGACCCGCGTGCTCGTCGTCGAGGACGAAGAGAGCTACAGCGAGGCCCTGGCCTACATGCTCCGCAAGGAGGGCTTCGAGGTCGCCATCGCGGCCGACGGCAACACCGCCCTCACCGAGTTCGACCGCAACGGCGCGGACATCGTGCTGCTCGACCTGATGCTGCCCGGCATCCCCGGCACGGAGGTGTGCCGGACCATCCGGCAGACCTCGAGCGTGCCGGTGATCATGGTCAGCGCCAAGGACGACGAGGTGGACAAGGTGGTCGGGCTCGAGCTGGGCGCCGACGACTACGTCACCAAGCCCTACTCCCCGCGCGAGCTCGTCGCCCGCATCCGCGCCGTCCTGCGCCGCGGTGTCGAGCCGGACCTGGCCCCGGCCACGCTCGAGGCCGGCCCGGTCCGCATGGACGTCGAGCGGCACGTCGTGACCGTCGGCGGCCAGGAGCAGCGGCTGCCGCTCAAGGAGTTCGAGCTCCTCGAGATGTTCCTGCGCAACCCCGGGCGGGTGCTCACCCGCGGTCAGCTCATCGACCGCGTGTGGGGCTCGGACTACGTCGGCGACACCAAGACGCTGGACGTCCACGTCAAGCGGCTGCGGGCCAAGCTCGAGCCCGACCCGAGCGAGCCGAAGTACCTCGTCACCGTGCGCGGCCTGGGCTACAAGCTCGACCTGTAG
- a CDS encoding TetR family transcriptional regulator, translating into MSTSPGLRERKKARTRATIQREALRLFARDGYAATSVEAIAEAAEVSPSTFFRYFPTKEEVVLADFIDEATIERFVAAPADLSVPAALGHAVRTGIAELPAEDFELEQLRNRLIHDVPELRRGMAAEMLRPAELLAEAIGRRLGRAVDEDVRMYAGAAIGALVLAAPYDAEAQGEDPHARIADVVERAQRLDRILALPD; encoded by the coding sequence GTGTCGACCTCGCCCGGGCTGCGTGAGCGCAAGAAGGCCCGCACCCGCGCGACCATCCAGCGCGAGGCCCTGCGGCTCTTCGCCCGCGACGGCTACGCCGCCACCTCGGTCGAGGCGATCGCCGAGGCGGCGGAGGTCTCGCCGAGCACGTTCTTCCGCTACTTCCCGACCAAGGAGGAGGTCGTCCTCGCCGACTTCATCGACGAGGCCACCATCGAGCGGTTCGTCGCGGCCCCGGCCGACCTGTCGGTGCCGGCCGCGCTGGGCCACGCCGTGCGCACCGGGATCGCCGAGCTGCCGGCCGAGGACTTCGAGCTCGAGCAGCTGCGCAACCGGCTGATCCACGACGTGCCCGAGCTGCGCCGGGGCATGGCCGCGGAGATGCTCCGCCCGGCTGAGCTGCTCGCCGAGGCCATCGGTCGGCGGCTGGGCCGCGCGGTGGACGAGGACGTGCGGATGTACGCCGGCGCCGCCATCGGTGCGCTGGTCCTCGCCGCGCCGTACGACGCCGAGGCGCAGGGAGAGGACCCGCACGCCCGCATCGCCGACGTGGTCGAGCGGGCGCAGCGGCTGGACCGGATCCTGGCCCTGCCGGACTGA
- a CDS encoding MFS transporter: protein MVTSTNGRWWALTATALSLLVVGLDMTVLNVALPDIAADLDASTSQLQWFADAYLLVLAAVMLPAGMLGDRLGRKGLTVGALVVFGAGSLWCAYAGSPGALIAARCVLGLGAAVLVPLAMSAVVVMFEPHERARAVMVLSLATMVGLPLGPVVGGALLQSFWWGSVFLVNAPVVLVALVAVVTFLPRGGVAQEGGGFDAVGVVLAALGLVGLTYGVIEAPERGWTDPLTLGCAGGAVVVLAAFLVWERRLRETVPVFDFAVWAHPAFRWGAVTAAVGSLSMFGVMFTVPQYFRLVLGADALGTGLRTLPLVLGMLVAMQVSMRLGARVAPRVLAAAGSLVVAAGMALGATTGLDDGSVRAAVWTALVGVGTGATLFAAQNAALVSLPRHRAGAGSALVQTLRQVGSVLGIAVLGAALSSRYAGAGDSAAHFVEGMDLALWVSVGVALVAAVLAAARLPRTPHAAQAESEGVDLARAA, encoded by the coding sequence ATGGTGACTTCCACAAACGGCCGCTGGTGGGCTCTCACCGCCACCGCGCTCTCGCTGCTCGTGGTCGGTCTGGACATGACCGTCCTCAACGTCGCGCTGCCCGACATCGCCGCGGACCTCGACGCGTCGACCTCCCAGCTGCAGTGGTTCGCCGACGCCTACCTGCTGGTGCTGGCCGCGGTCATGCTGCCGGCCGGCATGCTCGGCGACCGGCTCGGGCGCAAGGGGCTGACCGTCGGTGCCCTGGTGGTGTTCGGGGCCGGATCGCTCTGGTGCGCGTACGCCGGCAGCCCAGGCGCGCTCATCGCCGCCCGGTGCGTGCTGGGGCTGGGCGCCGCCGTCCTGGTCCCGCTGGCCATGTCCGCGGTGGTGGTGATGTTCGAGCCGCACGAGCGGGCCCGGGCGGTCATGGTGCTGAGCCTGGCCACGATGGTGGGGCTGCCGCTCGGCCCGGTCGTCGGTGGGGCGCTGCTGCAGTCGTTCTGGTGGGGCTCGGTGTTCCTGGTCAACGCGCCGGTGGTGCTCGTCGCCCTGGTGGCGGTCGTGACATTCCTGCCCCGCGGCGGTGTCGCGCAGGAGGGTGGGGGCTTCGACGCGGTCGGGGTCGTGCTGGCTGCGCTCGGGCTGGTCGGGCTGACCTACGGCGTCATCGAGGCACCGGAGCGGGGCTGGACGGACCCGCTGACCCTGGGCTGCGCCGGCGGAGCGGTGGTCGTGCTGGCGGCGTTCCTGGTCTGGGAGCGGCGACTGCGCGAGACGGTCCCCGTCTTCGACTTCGCGGTGTGGGCGCACCCGGCGTTCCGCTGGGGCGCCGTGACCGCGGCGGTCGGCAGCCTGTCGATGTTCGGCGTGATGTTCACCGTGCCGCAGTACTTCCGCCTCGTGCTCGGCGCCGACGCCCTCGGCACCGGGCTGCGGACGCTGCCGCTGGTGCTCGGCATGCTCGTCGCCATGCAGGTGTCGATGCGGCTCGGCGCCCGGGTGGCCCCGCGGGTGCTGGCCGCGGCCGGCTCCCTGGTGGTCGCCGCCGGCATGGCCCTGGGGGCCACGACCGGACTGGACGACGGCTCGGTCCGGGCCGCGGTCTGGACGGCCCTGGTGGGCGTCGGCACCGGCGCGACCCTCTTCGCCGCGCAGAACGCCGCCCTGGTCAGCCTGCCGCGGCACCGCGCCGGGGCCGGGTCGGCGCTGGTGCAGACGCTGCGCCAGGTCGGCAGCGTCCTGGGCATCGCGGTCCTCGGTGCCGCGCTGAGCTCGCGCTACGCCGGCGCAGGGGACAGCGCCGCGCACTTCGTGGAGGGCATGGACCTCGCGTTGTGGGTCTCGGTCGGCGTCGCGCTGGTGGCCGCCGTCCTGGCCGCGGCCCGGCTGCCGCGCACCCCGCACGCCGCCCAGGCAGAATCGGAGGGTGTCGACCTCGCCCGGGCTGCGTGA